One region of Roseovarius faecimaris genomic DNA includes:
- a CDS encoding ferredoxin--NADP reductase, producing the protein MNEISPVTEAKPVKVPTLPDAQTVTEVKHWTDRLFSFRVTRPASLRFRSGEFVMIGLMQTDEKTGREKPLLRAYSIASPSWDEELEFYSIKVQDGPLTSRLQHIAPGDQIILRPKPVGTLVHDALLPGKRIWFFATGTGFAPFASLLREPQTYEDYDEVIITHTCREVGELAYGAEIIESLKHDELLNEVIGEGFWKKVKYYPTTTREESPKMGRITDLMRSGEAFADLGTTPLCPENDRAMICGNLAFNLELKEMLEEYGLEEGANSDPKQYVVEKAFLD; encoded by the coding sequence ATGAACGAGATCTCTCCTGTGACCGAAGCCAAACCTGTCAAGGTGCCCACCCTGCCCGATGCACAGACCGTAACGGAGGTGAAACACTGGACCGACCGGCTGTTTTCCTTCCGGGTGACGCGGCCCGCGAGCCTGCGGTTCCGCTCGGGCGAGTTTGTGATGATCGGCCTGATGCAGACCGACGAGAAGACCGGCCGCGAAAAACCGCTTCTGCGGGCCTATTCCATCGCCTCGCCAAGCTGGGACGAGGAGCTGGAGTTCTATTCGATCAAGGTGCAGGACGGCCCGCTGACCTCGCGGCTGCAACATATCGCACCGGGCGATCAGATCATCCTGCGGCCCAAACCCGTGGGCACTCTGGTGCATGACGCGCTGCTGCCGGGCAAGCGGATCTGGTTCTTTGCCACCGGCACCGGCTTTGCGCCTTTTGCCTCACTGCTGCGTGAGCCGCAGACCTACGAGGATTATGACGAGGTGATCATCACCCATACCTGCCGCGAAGTGGGCGAGCTGGCCTATGGCGCTGAAATCATCGAGAGCCTGAAACATGATGAGCTGTTGAACGAGGTCATTGGCGAAGGGTTCTGGAAAAAGGTCAAATACTACCCGACCACCACCCGCGAAGAGAGCCCCAAGATGGGCCGGATCACCGACCTGATGCGCTCGGGCGAGGCCTTCGCGGATCTGGGCACCACGCCGCTCTGCCCCGAGAACGACCGCGCGATGATCTGCGGCAACCTGGCCTTCAATCTTGAGCTCAAGGAGATGCTCGAGGAATACGGGCTGGAAGAAGGGGCCAATTCCGACCCCAAGCAATATGTGGTGGAAAAGGCGTTTCTGGACTGA
- a CDS encoding translation initiation factor 3, which yields MRNLLWIVLAVVVLLGGYMLFTGKSVEEMTEEAKGVIDSSTETATEAAGAATEAVTETASEAADAAADAATAATDTASQATDAVGDAAATAVEAATEAAEGAADAAADAANTVTEAAEGAADAAADAAVAAVETATEAAEGAADAAADAANAAVETATEAAEGAADAANAAVETATEAAEGAADTAADAANAAVEAVEGAADAAADATNAAMDSATEAAAEATDAATETATEAADTTAEAADAATETAAEATEAVEEEASSMADTLAKALSAEEFNMDTVSELIAGSDLSPAKKAMLTQGVKKAQDNPELLQAALDAVKKALAK from the coding sequence ATGAGGAATCTTCTGTGGATCGTACTGGCTGTCGTCGTTCTTCTGGGCGGTTACATGCTGTTCACCGGCAAGTCGGTAGAAGAGATGACCGAGGAAGCCAAAGGCGTCATTGATAGCAGCACCGAGACCGCCACCGAGGCGGCTGGTGCGGCGACTGAAGCCGTGACCGAGACGGCGTCGGAGGCGGCTGATGCGGCTGCTGATGCCGCAACTGCGGCGACGGATACTGCTTCTCAGGCGACCGACGCGGTCGGCGACGCAGCAGCGACCGCGGTTGAGGCTGCGACCGAAGCTGCCGAAGGTGCGGCGGATGCCGCGGCGGATGCGGCGAACACGGTGACTGAAGCTGCCGAAGGTGCGGCGGATGCGGCGGCCGATGCTGCCGTAGCGGCGGTGGAGACCGCCACCGAAGCCGCCGAGGGGGCTGCCGACGCTGCGGCTGACGCGGCCAACGCCGCTGTCGAGACGGCGACGGAAGCTGCAGAAGGGGCCGCAGACGCGGCCAATGCGGCGGTCGAAACGGCGACCGAAGCGGCCGAAGGTGCGGCAGACACAGCAGCGGATGCGGCCAACGCGGCGGTCGAGGCGGTGGAAGGTGCGGCGGATGCCGCAGCGGACGCGACCAACGCGGCGATGGACAGCGCGACCGAAGCGGCTGCGGAGGCGACGGACGCGGCCACTGAAACCGCGACCGAGGCGGCGGATACGACAGCGGAGGCGGCTGATGCCGCAACGGAAACCGCCGCAGAGGCGACCGAAGCGGTAGAGGAAGAGGCCAGCAGCATGGCCGACACCCTGGCCAAGGCGCTGAGCGCGGAAGAGTTCAACATGGATACGGTGAGTGAACTGATCGCCGGATCGGACCTGAGCCCGGCGAAGAAAGCCATGCTGACGCAAGGGGTGAAGAAAGCTCAGGACAATCCCGAATTGCTGCAAGCCGCCCTGGATGCGGTCAAGAAGGCGCTGGCGAAGTAA
- the infC gene encoding translation initiation factor IF-3, with the protein MNNRRIKTIARRPHNAPPTRDTGPRINERITSDEIRLIGADGENVGVVTPSRALDLAEEAGLDLVEISPNANPPVCKIMDFGKYKYEQQKRESEARKKQKVIEVKEVKFRPNTDTHDYDVKMRNVTKFLQNGDKVKVTLRFRGREMAHQELGRDLLNRVAEDTKDIGKIENMPKMEGRQMIMIIGPVASK; encoded by the coding sequence GTGAACAACCGAAGGATCAAAACCATAGCCCGCAGACCTCACAACGCGCCGCCCACGCGCGACACCGGCCCACGTATCAACGAACGTATCACATCTGACGAAATTCGCCTGATTGGGGCTGATGGTGAAAATGTTGGCGTCGTAACGCCCTCCCGCGCACTCGATCTTGCCGAGGAAGCGGGGCTGGATCTGGTGGAAATCTCACCCAATGCCAACCCACCGGTCTGCAAGATCATGGATTTTGGCAAATACAAATACGAACAGCAAAAACGCGAATCCGAGGCCCGCAAGAAACAGAAGGTCATCGAGGTGAAGGAGGTGAAGTTTCGCCCCAACACCGACACCCATGACTATGATGTGAAAATGCGCAACGTCACCAAGTTTCTGCAAAACGGCGACAAGGTGAAGGTCACGCTGCGGTTTCGCGGCCGCGAGATGGCCCACCAGGAGCTGGGGCGCGATCTGCTGAACCGGGTGGCCGAGGACACCAAGGACATCGGCAAGATCGAAAACATGCCCAAGATGGAAGGCCGTCAGATGATCATGATCATCGGCCCGGTGGCGAGCAAGTAG